A window from Solea senegalensis isolate Sse05_10M linkage group LG15, IFAPA_SoseM_1, whole genome shotgun sequence encodes these proteins:
- the ttl gene encoding tubulin--tyrosine ligase → MNSPMYTFVTRDDNSTVYAEVSKILLSTGQWRKLKRDNPRFNLMLGERNRLPFGRLGHEPGLVQLVNYYRGADKLCRKASLVKLIKTRPELSDSATWFPESYIIYPTNLNTPVAPATNGLSHLKNNPKTDEREVFLASYHSKKENGEGIVWIAKSSAGAKGTGIFISQDANQLLEYIDNQGQVHVIQKYLEKPLLLEPGHRKFDIRSWVLVDHQYNIYLYREGVLRTSSEPYKSSDLQDMTSHLTNHCIQKEHSQNYGRYEEGNEMFFDEFKLYLLNTHNVALETTILPQIKHIIKSCLTCIEPAISTKHLSYQSFQLFGFDFMVDESFKVWLIEINGAPACAQKLYSELCQGIVDVAISSVFALNNSSESSSASSSPYSCSPSSAFTTNSCSSPKLRGPLHVGPFTRL, encoded by the exons ATGAATTCCCCCATGTACACCTTCGTCACCCGTGACGACAACAGCACTGTGTATGCAGAAGTTTCCAAAATCCTCCTCTCCACTGGACAGTGGAGGAAGCTGAAAAGGGACAATCCCAGATTCAACCTGATGCTTGGTGAACGGAACAGGCTGCCCTTTGGACGTCTAG GTCATGAACCAGGATTGGTGCAGCTGGTGAACTACTACAGAGGAGCAGACAAGCTTTGTAGAAAGGCATCATTGGTCAA ACTAATAAAGACCAGACCAGAGCTGTCCGACTCTGCTACCTGGTTCCCAGAATCCTACATCATCTATCCCACTAACCTCAACACCCCCGTTGCTCCTGCTACAAATGGCCTCAGCCATCTGAAGAATAATCCCAAGACAGATGAGCGGGAGGTTTTCCTGGCCTCGTATCactctaaaaaagaaaatggagaagGAATAGTGTGGATAGCAAAGTCTTCTGCTGGAGCTAAAG GGACTGGTATTTTTATATCACAAGATGCTAATCAGCTGCTGGAGTACATTGATAATCAGGGACAGGTTCATGTTATTCAGAAGTACCTGGAGAAACCTTTACTCCTGGAGCCGGGACATCGGAAGTTTGACATCAG GAGCTGGGTGTTGGTGGACCATCAATATAACATCTACTTGTACCGGGAGGGCGTGCTGCGGACGTCCTCAGAGCCTTACAAAAGCTCTGACCTGCAGGACATGACCAGCCACCTGACCAACCACTGCATCCAGAAAGAGCACTCGCAGAACTACGGGCGATATGAAGAGGGGAACGAGATGTTCTTTGATGAGTTCAAGCTGTACCTGCTGAACACTCACAATGTCGCCTTGGAGACCACCATATTACCTCAGATCAAGCATATCATAAA GAGCTGTCTGACATGTATTGAGCCGGCAATCAGCACCAAGCATCTGTCCTACCAAAGCTTTCAGCTGTTTGGATTTGATTTCATGGTGGATGAGAGCTTCAAAGTGTGGCTCATTGAGATCAATGGAGCTCCAGCCTGTGCACA GAAACTTTACTCAGAGCTATGTCAAGGGATTGTTGATGTGGCCATTTCCAGTGTCTTCGCCCTAAACAACAGCAGTGAGTCCTCGTCTGCTTCCTCGTCTCCTTATTCCTGCTCCCCGTCCTCCGCGTTCACCACCAACTCCTGCTCCTCTCCCAAACTGAGAGGACCTCTTCATGTGGGCCCTTTCACTCGACTGTAA
- the polr1b gene encoding DNA-directed RNA polymerase I subunit RPA2 — MDFSTKWRNLPQGPSLKNLTEGGFGVLKEAQHAAVQDLTKAHIESFDQAVTDGLSRVVQAVPPLEFTVRNDKVSLSFVEVVIHNPVVSKGNICKEMRVFPAECRGRRCSYKGKIVADVSWSINGVPKGIIKQFLGQVPIMVKSKLCNLHDMSPKELVEHHEEAEEMGGYFIVNGIEKVIRMLIMPRRNYPIAMSRPKWKSRGQGYTQYGISIHCVKEEHTAINMNLHYLENGTVMLNFIYQKELFFLPLGFALKALVDFTDFQIYQELIKGREDNSFYKSCVSEMLRIVMEEGCPSRSKVLNYLGERFRVKMNLPDWYTNEQCAHFLLDECVCIHLKSDKEKFYLLCLMTRKLFTFAKQECMEENPDSIMCQEVMTPGQLYLMFLKERLSAWLVSVKLSFDKRSVKMKEPCTSENIMKIFNMGTDLTKPFEYLLATGNLSSKTGLGMLQNTGLCVVADKLNFIRYLSHFRCVHRGAAFAKMRTTSVRKLLPESWGFLCPVHTPDGEPCGLMNHMTASCEIVAETWLTTSISALLCSLGVTPVDGSPGQAFADCYPVVLDGAVVGWLETELAPAVVDSLRRFKVLKEKNIPPWTEIVLVPKTGKASLYPGLFLFTTPCRMVRPVRNLAFGEEELIGTFEQLYINVGILEDEIKPGVTTHQELFPHSMLSVVANFIPYSDHNQSPRNMYQCQMGKQTMGFPLHSFMDRSDNKLYRLQTPQSPLVRPYMYDHYNLDNYPSGTNAIVAVISYTGYDMEDAMIVNKSSWERGFAHGSIYKTELVDLAERVRGEESVVFGTKPDDPKVNNRLDADGLPHIGSTLTYGDPFYSYINLNTGQTHITYYKSQETCVVDNVKVCSNDSGSGPFKRVCITTRVPRNPTIGDKFASRHGQKGILSRLWPAEDMPFTESGMSPDILFNPHGFPSRMTIGMLIESMAGKSGALHGLSHDATPFTFSEQNSALEYFGELLRAGGYNYYGTERLYSGLSGQELEADIFIGVVYYQRLRHMVSDKFQVRTTGARDKVTNQPVGGRNIQGGIRFGEMERDALLAHGSSFLLHDRLFNCSDRSVAQVCIDCGSLLSPLLEKPPPYWSSMRHRKTVCTLCGKSDSIDSVSVPYVFRYFVAELAAMNIKVKLDVK, encoded by the exons ATGGATTTCTCAACTAAGTGGCGAAATTTACCTCAAGGTCCGAGTCTGAAGAATCTGACTGAGGGCGGCTTTGGTGTCCTGAAAGAGGCTCAACATGCTGCTGTGCAGGATCTGACCAAAGCTCACATCGAGTCATTTGACCAGGCTGTCACCGACGGACTCAGCCGCGTTGTTCAG GCCGTCCCACCCTTGGAGTTCACTGTAAGAAATGACAAAGTCAGCCTTTCCTTTGTGGAGGTCGTGATCCACAACCCAGTTGTCTCCAAAGGGAACATTTGCAAGGAAATGAGGGTGTTTCCTGCAGAgtgcagaggaagaagatgcTCATACAAAGGAAAGATTGTG GCTGACGTTAGCTGGTCGATTAATGGAGTTCCCAAAGGCATCATCAAGCAGTTTTTGGGTCAGGTGCCAATCATGGTAAAGTCCAAGCTTTGTAACCTCCATGATATGTCCCCTAAGGAGCTTGTTGAACACCATGAAGAAGCAGAG GAAATGGGAGGTTATTTCATTGTGAATGGAATTGAGAAGGTTATCCGAATGCTGATCATGCCGAGGAGGAACTATCCCATTGCTATGTCGAGACCTAAATGGAAGAGCAGGGGCCAAGGATACACTCAGTATG GTATTTCTATCCACTGTGTGAAGGAAGAGCACACAGCCATCAACATGAACCTACATTATTTAGAAAATGGGACTGTGATGCTGAACTTTATCTATCAGAAAGAGCTTTTCTTCCTCCCACTAGGCTTTGCACTCAAG GCCTTAGTGGACTTCACAGACTTCCAGATCTACCAGGAACTCATCAAAGGCCGCGAGGATAATTCCTTCTACAAGAGCTGTGTATCAGAGATGCTTCGCATTGTCATGGAGGAGGGTTGCCCCAGCCGTAGCAAGGTGCTTAATTACCTAGGAGAGCGCTTCAGGGTTAAAATGAACCTCCCTGATTGGTACACAAATGAGCAGTGTGCCCATTTCCTGCTAGA tgagtgtgtctgtATCCACCTGAAGTCTGACAAAGAGAAGTTCTACCTGCTCTGTCTGATGACAAGGAAGCTTTTCACATTTGCCAAGCAGGAGTGCATGGAGGAGAACCCCGACAGCATCATGTGTCAGGAAGTCATGACTCCTGGTCAGCTGTACCTCATGTTTCTGAAG gaAAGACTGTCTGCCTGGTTAGTGTCTGTGAAACTGTCCTTTGACAAGAGATCTGTCAAAATGAAGGAACCATGTACTTCTGAAAATATTATGAAGATATTCAACATGGGCACCGATTTGACCAAACCCTTTGAATATCTTCTGGCTACTGGAAACCTCTCCTCCAAGACAG GTCTTGGCATGCTGCAGAACACCGGCCTGTGTGTCGTCGCTGACAAGCTCAACTTCATCCGTTACTTGTCCCATTTCCGCTGTGTGCACAGAGGAGCAGCGTTTGCCAAAATGAGGACCACCTCTGTCCGTAAGCTGCTGCCTGAATCCTGGGGCTTCCTGTGTCCCGTCCACACCCCGGACGGAGAGCCTTGTGGGCTCATGAACCACATGACAGCCAGCTGTGAGATTGTGGCAGAGACATGGCTCACCACATCcatctctgctcttctctgttCCCTTG GTGTTACTCCAGTGGATGGATCTCCTGGTCAAGCCTTTGCAGACTGTTACCCTGTGGTCCTTGACGGGGCTGTTGTCGGTTGGTTGGAGACCGAATTGGCCCCAGCTGTTGTAGACTCGCTGCGCAGGTTCAAG GTGCTGAAAGAGAAGAACATTCCACCCTGGACTGAGATTGTCCTGGTTCCCAAAACAGGCAAAGCAAGTTTGTACCCAGGCCTGTTCCTCTTCACAACACCCTGTCGAATGGTGCGGCCCGTGCGCAATTTGGCTTTTGGGGAGGAGGAGTTGATTGGTACCTTTGAACAA CTTTATATCAATGTGGGCATCTTGGAGGATGAAATTAAGCCAGGAGTGACCACACACCAGGAACTGTTTCCTCACAGCATGCTGAGTGTCGTAGCTAACTTCATCCCTTACTCGGACCACAACCAGAGTCCCAGGAACATGTACCAGTGTCAGATGG GTAAGCAGACCATGGGTTTCCCCTTGCACTCGTTCATGGATCGCTCTGATAACAAGCTGTACCGGCTCCAGACCCCTCAGAGTCCACTGGTCAGGCCTTACATGTATGACCACTACAATCTGGACAACTACCCGAGCGGCACAAATGCCATCGTGGCCGTTATATCCTACACAGGCTATGACATGGAAGATGCAATG ATTGTGAACAAGTCATCATGGGAGAGAGGCTTTGCCCATGGAAGCATCTACAAGACTGAGCTGGTTGATCTGGCAGAAAGGGTGAGGGGAGAAGAAAGTGTGGTGTTTGGGACCAAGCCAGATGATCCTAAGGTTAATAACAGACTGGACGCGGATGGACTACCACACATTGGTTCAACACTGACGTATGGAGACCCTTTCTATAGCTACATCAACCTCAACACTGGGCAGACCCACATCACCTACTATaa GAGTCAAGAGACCTGTGTAGTCGACAATGTAAAGGTCTGCAGCAACGACAGTGGCTCAGGCCCTTTTAAACGTGTTTGCATTACCACACGAGTACCGCGAAACCCCACTATCGGTGACAAGTTTGCCAGTCGCCATGGTCAGAAAGGCATCCTGAGCCGCCTGTGGCCGGCCGAGGACATGCCCTTTACAGAAAGCGGCATGAGTCCTGACATCCTCTTCAACCCCCACGGCTTCCCCTCTCGTATGACCATTGGGATGCTCATTGAGAGCATGGCAGGCAAGTCTGGTGCCCTGCACGGCTTGAGCCATGACGCCACGCCCTTCACCTTTTCTGAGCAGAACTCTGCACTGGAATACTTTGGAGAGTTGCTCCGGGCTGGTGGCTACAACTATTATGGCACGGAGCGGCTCTACAGTGGCTTGAGTGGTCAGGAGCTCGAGGCCGACATCTTTATCGGGGTTGTCTACTACCAGCGGCTACGTCACATGGTCTCTGACAAATTTCAGGTGAGGACCACAGGTGCTCGAGACAAGGTGACTAACCAGCCAGTGGGAGGAAGGAACATCCAGGGAGGCATCCGTTTTGGTGAGATGGAGCGAGACGCCCTGCTGGCACATGGCTCGTCCTTCCTTCTTCATGATCGCCTCTTTAACTGCTCAGACCGATCAGTAGCTCAGGTATGTATTGACTGCGGcagcctcctctctcctctgttagAGAAACCACCGCCCTACTGGTCATCAATGCGCCACCGTAAAACTGTGTGCACCCTGTGTGGAAAAAGTGACTCGATTGACTCTGTGTCTGTTCCTTATGTCTTCCGCTACTTTGTAGCAGAACTTGCTGCGATGAACATCAAAGTCAAACTGGATGTGAAGTGA
- the LOC122782038 gene encoding N-acylneuraminate-9-phosphatase, with the protein MDNNNVKAILFDLDNTLIDTNRAGGVAIQKTSELMKATLGLDDDTASSICNKYKQKLFHTSFDPAAGRSIDDVRVGHWEESIQETVGNASTASLAAQCYSLWKSSRLEFLSLSPQVCDLLKQLRSRYKLLLLTNGESQSQKEKVQAVKCEDFFDAIVIAGDYTEQKPFLSIFTLCFNMLGVEAQDCVMVGDSLDTDIQGGFNARVRATVWINSTEGAVPAGAVKPDYTIPTVLDLPHVLEQLK; encoded by the exons ATGGACAATAACAATGTGAAGGCGATATTGTTTGACTTGGACAACACGCTGATTGACACAAACCGAGCAGGTGGTGTGGCGATACAGAAG ACCAGTGAACTTATGAAGGCTACACTGGGCCTGGATGACGACACTGCCAGCAGCATCTGTAACAAGTACAAGCAGAAGCTTTTCCATACAAGTTTTGACCCAGCAGCCGGACGATCCATAGACGATGTACGAGTGGGTCATTGGGAGGAGAGCATCCAGGAGACTGTGGGCAATGCTTCCACAGCCTCTCTCGCAGCTCAGTGCTACTCCCTGTGGAAAAGCAGTCGCCTCGAGTTTCTCAGTCTGTCCCCTCAAGTATGCGACCTCCTGAAACAACTGCGCAGTAGatacaagctgctgctgctgaccaaTGGAGAATCTCAGTCCCAGAAGGAGAAAGTGCAGGCAGTCAAATGTGAGGACTTCTTTGATGCCATTGTGATTGCAGGAGATTACACAGAGCAGAAACCATTCTTGTCCATCTTCACGTTGTGTTTCAACATGCTGGGGGTGGAAGCTCAGGACTGTGTTATGGTTGGAGACTCTCTGGACACAGATATTCAGGGGGGATTTAATGCAAGAGTACGAGCTACAGTTTGGATCAACAGTACAGAAGGCGCTGTGCCAGCTGGAGCAGTGAAACCGGACTACACCATTCCTACTGTCTTAGATCTGCCACATGTTCTGGAACAGCTAAAGTGA